From the genome of Sphingobacterium sp. UGAL515B_05:
ATGCAGAATCCCCCTCAGTGATAAACAAAGTTGTCTCTTGGTTACGTTCATTTTTATCACTGAAGTGCACTTTACAGTCACGTAGTTTACGATTGTGCAAAGAAGCTTTCTTCGCTCTTTCGTTGGCGAGTTTTTTGATACCGGCGATATCCTTACGTTCACGTTCTGATTGGAGAATACGTTTTTGAAGGGCATCAGCTGTTGTCGGATTTTTATGTAGGTAATCATCCAATGCTTTTTTGACAAAGTCATTGATAAATCCTCTTACAGTAGGACCTTCCGGGCCTACACTTTGAGATCCTAGCTTTGTTTTCGTCTGTGATTCAAAAACAGGTTCCTGCACTTTGATCGCGATGGCGCCGATGATTGATGAACGAATATCCGATGCGTCAAATTCTTTTTTGTAGAACTCGCGGATTGTTTTGACAATTGCTTCACGGAAGGCAGCCTGGTGTGTTCCACCTTGCGTGGTATGCTGACCGTTGACAAAAGAATAATATTCTTCTCCGTACTGCTGGCCGTGAGTCATCGCGATTTCAATATCATCCCCCCGTAAGTGAATAATCGGATAGCGCATGGATTCAGCATCAATATTTCGTTCCAATAGATCTTTTAGTCCGTGCTCAGAAATAAACTTTTGACCATTAAAGTTGATCGTAAGTCCTGAGTTTAGAAAAACATAGTTCCAGATCATGTTTTCAACAAATTCAGGCCTATATTTATAATTCCGGAAAATAGAATCGTCGGGGTAAAATGTTACGGCTGTACCATTTCGTTGTGTTGTATCCTTTTGTTCATCGTTGACTAATTCTCCTTTGGAGAATTGGGCGATGCGCGTTATGTTTTGACGATATGACTGTACGGTAAACTGACTGGACAAAGCATTTACGGCTTTTGTACCGACACCATTTAAACCAACGGACTTTTGGAAAGCCTTACTATCATATTTACCACCTGTATTGATTTTAGAAACAACATCAACCACAGAACCAATTGGAATACCACGTCCATAATCGCGTACGGAAACTTTATTTTCGTTTACCGTGATATCAATAATTTTACCAGCGCCCATAACAAACTCATCAATCGAGTTGTCAACGACCTCTTTCAATAAAACATAGATACCATCATCATAGGCCGAACCGTCCCCTAATTTTCCAATGTACATTCCCGGACGAAGGCGAATATGCTCTTTCCAATCCAGGGACCTAATGCTGTCTTCGTTATATGTACTCATAAATTAATGTAGAACTTAGCTAACAAAAGTAAAAAAAATAAACTATGATAAGTAGTTTAAAAGGCTAAATTTTTTAGATATCGATCGTTTGCGTGCTGCTGGAGAAAATTGCCGGTTTGCGGGGAAATGTTTACATTTAGTGTAAGTAATTGTAACGAGAATAATTTATGGGATTATTTGATAAAATTAGGAATGAGTTTGTCGATATTATCGAATGGGTCGATAATAGCACAGATACGATTGTGTGGAAGTTTCCACGGTATCAGAATGAAATAAAAATGGGTGCGCAGTTGACTGTGCGGGAAGGGCAGGCTGCGGTATTTTTGAATGAAGGTGTGGTTGCGGATGTTTTTCAGCCTGGTCGCTATGAATTGACAACACAGAATATGCCGATCATGACAACCATCAGAGGTTGGAAATACGGGTTCAATAGCCCATTCAAAGCCGATGTCTATTTTGTCAACCTTCGACAATTTGTCAATCAGAAATGGGGAACCAAAAATCCGATTATGCTGCGGGATCCTGAATTTGGACCAATTCGACTTCGGGCTTTCGGTAATTTCTCCTTTCAGGTGAAGGACGTTACTGTTTTTATGAAACAGCTGGTTGCGACGACGCCTGTTTTTACTGTTGAAGATATCACAGAGCAACTTCGAAATATTGCGGTATCGCGTGGGATGGATGCTATTGCTGAGTCGAAGATACCAGCCTTAGACCTCGCATCCAACTATGATGAAGTTTCGGCTTTGATACAACAAAAAATTGGGGTTGATTTTGATGAGTTGGGTTTGAGCTTAACGAAATTCTTAATCGAAAATATTTCATTCCCAGAAGAGGTGGAAAAGGCGCTTGATAAGCGAAGCAGTATGGGGGTCGTTGGTAATCTAGGGGCATATGCCCAATTTCAAGCGGCTAATTCCATGGAGAAAGCTGCTGAGAATCCCAATAGTGGGGGGATCGTAGGTGCTGGATTTGGTGCTGGGCTGGGAGCAGGAATGGTTGGTCAAATGGGTAATGTATTTCAGCAAAACAGTTTTGATGGGAATAATCCTACTGGTATGGGCTCAGCTGCTGTAGCTTCGTCTACCGGAGCCGTTGGACCACCTCCATTGCCCAAAACGGTAGCCTATTACCTGGCCATTAAAGGTAAGCAGGAAGGGCCATTTGATCCGGAACAGCTGCGCGGTCTTGTAAAAGAGGGGACGATGACACTTGCCACCTTGGTTTGGAAAGAGGGACTTGAAAACTGGATTGAGGCTGAAAAGGTAGGCGAATTAAAGGATCTGTTTTCGCAGAACCCGCCACCGATACCAGGAGTTTAGGATAAAACGGACGACCGAGTTTTATGAGTTTTGAAGAAAAAACCTCCGAAATAGAGCAGGGGTTAAAATGCCAGGGCTGTGGTGCTATCTTGACTTATCAGCCTGGTACTTCCTATTTAGAGTGTTCCTATTGTGGAACTAGGAATGAAATAGCGGATCAGCTACCGGAAGATGGGCATATTGAATCTACAGATTATAAAGTTTTTGGACAAGCAATGGAAGGAGTCGCCGATGAGCGCTATAGCTATTTGGCTGAAGTCGTGCATTGCAGTAACTGTGGTGCAAACTCGCGTTTGAATCCTCATGTTACGGCAGATTTATGTGCTTTTTGTGCTTCACCTTTGGTAATTGACCATCAGCAAAAGCGTATTGTGAAGCCACATGGTCTTGTTCCCTTTTCCGTTGATTACAAAAATGCTTTTGGGTTATTGACACAATGGGCCGGTAAGATATGGTTCGCTCCGAATGACTTTAAGCGAATTTTTAATTCAAGAAATGATCGTTTAAAAGGAGTGTATATACCATTTTGGTCCTATGATGCAGATGTACATTCTGATTATGTGGGGTCACGTGGCGAGTATTATTATGTGACGCGTACAAGACGCAATTCGGATGGTGAGACGGAAGAATACGAAGAAAGACGAACAAATTGGTATCCAGCTTCAGGTAGTATCTATAGTCAATTTAAGGATATTGTCATTTCGGGATCAACATCTCTTCCCGAAAAGTTCTCTGATAAAATCGGACCTTGGAATTTGGGCTATCTAAAACCTTTCAATGAGCAATATTTAAGTGGCTTTATCGCTGAAACTTTTAGTGTGGATCATGTAAAAGCTGCGGAGACTGCCCGGACTATTATGGATCGGGAAATCGAACGTCAGGTTGAGAATGACATCGGTGGTGATACACAGGATATTGATTCTATTGATAGCGATTTTAAATCCATTAAATTGAAGTATATTCTTTTACCTGTGTGGTTATCAGCTTATCAGTACAAAGGAAAGAGTTATCAGATCATGGTCAATGCATTTAACGGTAAAGTTTATGGACAACGACCTTATAGCTTTTGGAAAATTGCTTTTTTGGTATTGGCGATCATTATTGTTTTATATCTCTTGAGTTTTATGGGATAACAAAAAAGGTTATAAAAAAAGCGCTGTTCTCAATAAAAGAGAACAGCGCTTTTTTTATGTTAATCGTCTTGACTATTTGTTTAGTGAAAGTAGGAATCCGATCGTGAAATTGGCATCCCAATCAAATACGAAAGTGTCGCAATTGGTTGCATCTTTAATTGCTTTATAGATGTTGACACCGCTTTTTGTTTTTATTTTATCTGTTTTGTAAGATGCTGGATCGTTCAAAACCGTAAAACGCTCTTCACCTTGGCGTGTCTGCGATGCTAATTCAAAAGGAACCCCGCCTATAATAAAACAAACCTCTCTTTTATTTGACGGAATTTTCTCGCCTAATTTTTTTACTTCTGTATAGACCGCGTCATCTTTAAGGTCTTTTTCATAATATTTTGCACCAGGTGCTTCTACCGATTTTGTGTCACCGTCAATCCAGGAAATTTTAGTATTACCGGAGCCTATGTCAACAACAAATGAATTATCTTCGTAAGCTTTCGGCAGGACAGATTTTAATGCTAATTTTCCTTCTTGCTCTGCTGTAACCAGGTTGACCACAAAGCCCATTTTTCTTAGTTCAGCACTGATAACTGAAGTTTTAGGTTCTTTCTGGGCTCCGGAGCTAATGACGAAATGTATGTTTTTGGATTTGACGCCTTTGTCGAGCATCATGCCTATATAATCTTTTAATCCTTTACGGATGTCTTCCGTATTTGCCAATCCTTCGTATGCAAATGACTTTCCAAAGTCTTTGGAAATGATCTCCCAGCGATTTTCTTTGTCCATATTGACGACAAAGGAATTGAAACCCGAAGCGCCCACTTCAACGACACCCTTGTATTCGCCGTCGATTGGTTTTTCGGGTTGATAGTTGAATGAACGAGTCGTTTCTGAGCCTGATGAAGGTGCGGCCGCATGACCATTATTGCTTGTTGAATCTGTTGTTTGGACTGTCGAATTAGCATCAAATTTGCCCGATTGAATGGCCCAATAACCGATTGCGAGAATAGGTAAGGCGATGATAATTGCTTTGATTGGCCATCTTAATCTTGCCCATGTTGATTTTTCTTCCATAATGTTCGTATAATAAGTTTGATTTTAGTTAATGTTAATCGAGTAATGTAAATCCTTTATCTACTTTTTCTTCGGGTTTGAGTTCATAGCTGGCATCGGCCATTTGTGTTACGTTTAATACA
Proteins encoded in this window:
- a CDS encoding DNA topoisomerase IV subunit B gives rise to the protein MSTYNEDSIRSLDWKEHIRLRPGMYIGKLGDGSAYDDGIYVLLKEVVDNSIDEFVMGAGKIIDITVNENKVSVRDYGRGIPIGSVVDVVSKINTGGKYDSKAFQKSVGLNGVGTKAVNALSSQFTVQSYRQNITRIAQFSKGELVNDEQKDTTQRNGTAVTFYPDDSIFRNYKYRPEFVENMIWNYVFLNSGLTINFNGQKFISEHGLKDLLERNIDAESMRYPIIHLRGDDIEIAMTHGQQYGEEYYSFVNGQHTTQGGTHQAAFREAIVKTIREFYKKEFDASDIRSSIIGAIAIKVQEPVFESQTKTKLGSQSVGPEGPTVRGFINDFVKKALDDYLHKNPTTADALQKRILQSERERKDIAGIKKLANERAKKASLHNRKLRDCKVHFSDKNERNQETTLFITEGDSASGSITKSRDVQTQAVFSLKGKPLNSYGMSKKIVYENEEFNLLQHALNIEDGLDGLRYNNIVIATDADVDGMHIRLLLLTFFLQFFPDLVKAGHVSILQTPLFRVRNKKETIYCYSDEERQKAIAKFGAKPEITRFKGLGEISPSEFGLFIGKDIRLDPVILSKDNKIQQLLEYYMGKNTPDRQKHIVENLRVEVDLEEELTKKAG
- a CDS encoding SPFH domain-containing protein translates to MGLFDKIRNEFVDIIEWVDNSTDTIVWKFPRYQNEIKMGAQLTVREGQAAVFLNEGVVADVFQPGRYELTTQNMPIMTTIRGWKYGFNSPFKADVYFVNLRQFVNQKWGTKNPIMLRDPEFGPIRLRAFGNFSFQVKDVTVFMKQLVATTPVFTVEDITEQLRNIAVSRGMDAIAESKIPALDLASNYDEVSALIQQKIGVDFDELGLSLTKFLIENISFPEEVEKALDKRSSMGVVGNLGAYAQFQAANSMEKAAENPNSGGIVGAGFGAGLGAGMVGQMGNVFQQNSFDGNNPTGMGSAAVASSTGAVGPPPLPKTVAYYLAIKGKQEGPFDPEQLRGLVKEGTMTLATLVWKEGLENWIEAEKVGELKDLFSQNPPPIPGV
- a CDS encoding zinc finger domain-containing protein, translated to MSFEEKTSEIEQGLKCQGCGAILTYQPGTSYLECSYCGTRNEIADQLPEDGHIESTDYKVFGQAMEGVADERYSYLAEVVHCSNCGANSRLNPHVTADLCAFCASPLVIDHQQKRIVKPHGLVPFSVDYKNAFGLLTQWAGKIWFAPNDFKRIFNSRNDRLKGVYIPFWSYDADVHSDYVGSRGEYYYVTRTRRNSDGETEEYEERRTNWYPASGSIYSQFKDIVISGSTSLPEKFSDKIGPWNLGYLKPFNEQYLSGFIAETFSVDHVKAAETARTIMDREIERQVENDIGGDTQDIDSIDSDFKSIKLKYILLPVWLSAYQYKGKSYQIMVNAFNGKVYGQRPYSFWKIAFLVLAIIIVLYLLSFMG